Proteins encoded by one window of Candidatus Poribacteria bacterium:
- a CDS encoding sigma-70 family RNA polymerase sigma factor: protein MTFTQKSITSYTDTELEQIDEDSLVNQFQSGDTEAFNPLMLKYQKKIYNLMYQRVRDQETAKDLCQEVFLKAFNALPNFKGGSAFYSWIYRIAINCSIDFQRKRNRDKVLTFEELPPEADEVLRMTDDHPSPEQLLDEKELGLIIRKAVKKLPPGQRRVFNLRHRRELAIKEIAALLNRSEGTVKAHLHHAHRQLQGMLLPYLRNEPLEWNGEIQ from the coding sequence ATGACATTTACCCAAAAAAGCATCACTTCTTACACGGACACCGAACTTGAACAGATTGATGAGGATTCACTTGTCAATCAGTTCCAGAGCGGCGACACAGAGGCTTTTAATCCTCTCATGCTTAAATATCAAAAGAAAATTTACAACCTCATGTACCAACGGGTGCGCGATCAGGAAACAGCAAAAGACCTCTGCCAAGAGGTTTTTCTGAAAGCGTTCAATGCCCTACCCAACTTCAAAGGCGGTTCAGCGTTTTATAGTTGGATCTACCGGATTGCGATCAATTGCAGTATCGACTTTCAGCGCAAACGGAACCGCGATAAGGTGCTTACGTTTGAAGAATTACCGCCTGAAGCAGACGAGGTGCTAAGAATGACCGATGACCATCCGTCTCCTGAGCAACTTCTTGATGAGAAGGAACTTGGGCTTATCATCAGAAAGGCGGTGAAGAAACTCCCACCCGGTCAGCGTCGGGTCTTTAATCTGCGGCATCGACGCGAACTCGCGATCAAAGAGATCGCAGCACTGCTAAACAGGTCGGAAGGCACGGTTAAAGCGCACTTGCACCATGCACACCGGCAGCTTCAAGGTATGCTGCTCCCCTACTTGCGAAATGAACCGCTCGAATGGAACGGAGAAATTCAGTAG
- a CDS encoding ATP-binding protein: MKSITCVSGFGSKRHAKDLYNLFIVAIKEKRVPMRRYGIQTKIVLPFMLLFALVAIVLPLVAVEIFAWKYDEQFTRETEGWLDTITKTGYFGEDPEKIKSAYSVEIMIFGSDYTLNGTTLDKLSDVEGDWTNLADKMRLREVKPRLENPDGKSVIQDITLNGKPYKVFYLPLSLGRYYCLLRPMEAIAEAKRTLTWYMLSIAVLVIGLVALISHLIGRNLTNPIKVLVDSTARVATGELDEQCDIKTHDEIGDLAAAFNQMTRDLKQSRDQLIQAERLATAGKMSASFAHEIRNPLSSMRMLAQMLMQKPEMAVEKHQQSLRYILEEIEQIDTIVKGLMDFARPTALNLAPQPLAPVLQAVLALMEANLAHHKIQLVLDLLPETPEIQFDSDKLKQAFMNVILNAMEAMPQGGVLKVSTMVNEDTVGIKVVDNGVGIPAEDLAHLFEPFFTKKTRGTGLGLANVKRILEEHGGSVEIESTLGEGTEVSLWLPLSVVSC; this comes from the coding sequence ATGAAATCTATCACATGCGTATCAGGTTTCGGTAGCAAACGACATGCAAAAGACCTCTACAACTTGTTTATCGTGGCAATCAAAGAAAAGAGGGTTCCGATGCGTCGGTATGGCATTCAAACCAAAATTGTTCTTCCGTTCATGCTTCTCTTCGCTCTGGTTGCTATTGTGCTCCCGTTAGTTGCCGTTGAAATCTTCGCGTGGAAATACGACGAACAGTTTACGCGTGAAACGGAAGGCTGGCTGGATACCATCACCAAAACGGGATACTTTGGGGAGGATCCAGAAAAAATCAAAAGTGCTTATAGCGTTGAGATTATGATTTTTGGCTCTGATTACACGCTTAATGGTACCACGCTGGATAAACTCTCAGATGTAGAAGGAGATTGGACGAATTTAGCAGACAAAATGCGGCTCCGTGAGGTCAAGCCACGTCTTGAGAATCCAGATGGAAAATCTGTTATCCAAGACATTACGCTTAACGGAAAGCCGTATAAAGTTTTTTATCTCCCGCTGAGCCTTGGACGATATTACTGCTTGCTGCGTCCGATGGAAGCGATCGCCGAGGCGAAACGGACGCTTACGTGGTACATGCTCAGCATTGCTGTGCTTGTTATAGGACTGGTCGCCCTTATCAGCCACCTCATTGGGAGGAACTTAACGAACCCAATCAAAGTTTTGGTTGACTCTACGGCGCGCGTCGCGACGGGGGAACTTGATGAGCAGTGTGACATAAAAACACATGATGAGATCGGTGATCTCGCCGCTGCGTTTAACCAGATGACCAGAGATCTAAAACAGTCAAGAGATCAATTGATTCAAGCAGAACGCTTGGCGACAGCGGGAAAAATGTCTGCTTCGTTCGCGCACGAGATACGGAATCCGTTATCATCTATGCGGATGTTGGCACAGATGTTGATGCAGAAACCAGAGATGGCAGTCGAGAAACATCAGCAATCGCTGCGTTATATTCTTGAAGAGATTGAACAAATTGATACGATTGTTAAGGGACTGATGGACTTCGCGCGTCCGACAGCACTTAACCTCGCCCCACAGCCACTCGCGCCTGTCCTGCAAGCCGTCTTGGCATTGATGGAAGCCAACTTGGCACACCACAAAATTCAGTTAGTGTTAGATTTGTTACCTGAAACCCCAGAAATTCAATTTGATTCAGATAAATTGAAGCAGGCGTTTATGAATGTCATTCTAAACGCGATGGAGGCGATGCCGCAAGGCGGTGTGTTGAAAGTCTCTACAATGGTGAATGAAGACACGGTCGGCATCAAAGTTGTTGATAACGGTGTCGGGATACCAGCGGAAGATTTAGCACATCTGTTTGAACCGTTCTTTACGAAGAAAACGAGAGGCACAGGTCTTGGTTTGGCAAATGTGAAACGGATTCTTGAGGAACATGGCGGTAGCGTCGAAATTGAAAGCACGCTCGGTGAAGGGACTGAAGTGTCGTTGTGGCTGCCGTTGTCGGTTGTTAGTTGTTAG
- a CDS encoding T9SS type A sorting domain-containing protein → MRHLHYSYNTLHIALVLLMLAATPICSEAEVYPYPYGKGNEIVTLKGLPLDLTRFDPIANGYIPHKGGSDFIIMEQFDKNCGPNSVQMLLYYHRKHRRLKDIWKAGGINTVAFGTVPSELRQALNASDVPAHWYSRRTLDDLRRYIDENRPPILLLRLSNRGYHWVVAVGYDTRWDEFLIADPNGHFKWWTAEQLDAQWSLAWQPEFETVGEEWYEFQIDVGLLQNIHLNPNTVIVPSQAPSFETNYLDYWSDMQAIEVYGETRFRGGTRAWEKTLTFQNPFSIVQVSDIELLTSTGTASVSGWERTSDRSIRLWGEIEDGWFLRGRMWIIVRTFYFNDVDTTPDINVAKAPAVRPAETSLLPNYPNPFNPETWIPYQLATPADVSVSIYAADGKLVKTLALGHKQAGIYHDKSSAAYWDGKNGQGEPVASGIYFYNLKADDFTAIQKMLIQK, encoded by the coding sequence ATGAGACATCTTCACTATTCCTATAACACGCTCCACATCGCGCTTGTCCTACTAATGCTTGCTGCTACCCCAATATGCAGCGAGGCAGAGGTCTATCCGTATCCTTACGGCAAAGGCAACGAAATCGTCACCCTCAAAGGGCTCCCACTTGATCTAACACGGTTTGATCCGATTGCCAACGGATACATTCCACACAAAGGTGGAAGCGATTTCATCATAATGGAGCAGTTCGATAAAAACTGCGGTCCCAACAGCGTTCAGATGCTACTCTACTACCACAGAAAACACAGGCGACTCAAGGATATCTGGAAGGCAGGAGGCATCAATACCGTTGCATTCGGGACAGTGCCGAGCGAGCTCCGACAGGCACTCAACGCATCAGATGTCCCCGCACATTGGTACAGCAGAAGAACGCTTGACGACTTGCGACGCTACATCGATGAAAATCGCCCGCCTATTCTGCTCCTGCGGCTCTCAAATAGAGGGTATCACTGGGTGGTCGCTGTAGGCTATGATACCCGGTGGGATGAATTCCTCATCGCTGACCCGAACGGACATTTCAAATGGTGGACCGCAGAGCAGCTTGACGCTCAGTGGTCGCTGGCGTGGCAGCCAGAATTTGAGACAGTAGGCGAGGAATGGTACGAATTCCAGATTGACGTAGGTTTGCTCCAAAATATCCATCTCAACCCGAATACGGTCATTGTTCCGTCACAAGCCCCTTCCTTTGAAACAAATTACCTTGATTACTGGTCGGATATGCAGGCAATTGAAGTTTACGGGGAAACAAGGTTTCGGGGTGGCACACGCGCCTGGGAAAAGACGCTCACATTTCAAAATCCATTTAGTATTGTACAGGTTTCTGACATTGAACTGCTGACTTCCACAGGGACAGCGAGCGTAAGCGGATGGGAGCGAACCAGTGACCGTTCAATTAGACTCTGGGGGGAGATCGAAGATGGGTGGTTTTTGCGTGGCAGAATGTGGATCATCGTTAGGACTTTCTACTTCAACGATGTTGACACCACGCCAGACATAAACGTTGCCAAGGCCCCCGCTGTACGACCTGCAGAAACATCGCTCTTGCCCAACTACCCGAACCCATTTAACCCAGAGACGTGGATACCGTATCAGTTGGCAACACCTGCAGATGTCAGCGTATCCATCTATGCCGCGGATGGGAAATTGGTTAAAACACTTGCATTAGGACATAAACAGGCAGGCATCTACCACGACAAATCCAGTGCTGCCTATTGGGACGGTAAGAACGGTCAGGGCGAACCTGTCGCGAGCGGTATCTATTTCTATAACCTCAAAGCAGATGATTTTACTGCCATCCAAAAAATGCTAATCCAAAAATAA
- a CDS encoding NHL repeat-containing protein codes for MKKYTVVLLFLSVFCLLCVGLPAAFSVDFLQLVQEFAGKGSTQGRFSKDIHLAFDNQHIYVSDTENRLIQKLSATGEFLFQFPEVPESPDNILRKPGHLAVDSTGNIYVADVTVHHIAETADPKVYMFAPCVHKFSALGELLDTYFVDTMDVYPKVVLPANLIIDEAGKSAFAIQPKGYDRALRVALNAENELYILDAERGRVHKFSANGEKLSAFGRYGAGDGEFDTDAADIAIDARGNILIADTGNHRVVRFDAAGEWLGSFGRKGRGNGEFMKPMALVALPTGEILVKDASQFRRKVGGLPEVVVLSPTLTQLTEGTPGQAELADTISGATRSEYGPFAQSSAVAADTAALNRRVRLLEEAEYSRYYADETDDAEDKAELAEELKRKDIRLTLFHNVISRIQKFDGNGRYIGRIVYETDQLSEEKHDQTFLDLDAAGYLYLRDDSDFTIAQYSVTGFTVKPSHMNGFYSLRAANLHNNYLEDYEDIDFSTDVEDKLNQLEFKNLFGWTYSLSERWHLTFLDELTYAEQDERYITPAKVEDSYDFGTQALENAFAANLKFITNPNPYRYKELNLSVGRVDGTSDLTQNALYADLNKQRRIDTGDASSTVIELNWDIWSRTNLWLRYADLNPAETSRNFIRRFYDVSGDLYEVFGSRNEARQFLGELTIKF; via the coding sequence ATGAAAAAATACACTGTTGTCTTACTCTTTCTATCCGTCTTCTGCTTGCTATGCGTCGGGTTACCTGCCGCTTTTTCGGTGGATTTTCTCCAATTAGTGCAAGAATTTGCTGGCAAAGGTTCAACCCAAGGTCGGTTTAGCAAAGATATACACCTCGCCTTTGATAACCAACACATCTATGTCAGTGATACAGAAAACCGACTGATTCAGAAGTTGTCGGCGACCGGAGAATTTCTGTTTCAATTTCCAGAAGTCCCCGAATCTCCAGATAATATCCTACGGAAACCTGGGCATCTCGCTGTGGATAGCACCGGGAACATCTACGTTGCTGATGTGACTGTGCATCACATTGCTGAAACCGCTGACCCAAAAGTTTATATGTTCGCGCCGTGCGTCCATAAATTTAGTGCGTTAGGTGAATTGTTAGATACTTACTTTGTTGACACAATGGATGTTTATCCGAAAGTTGTGTTGCCCGCGAACCTCATCATTGACGAAGCGGGGAAAAGTGCTTTCGCCATTCAACCGAAAGGCTATGATAGAGCACTCCGCGTTGCGCTCAATGCCGAAAATGAACTCTACATTTTAGACGCTGAGCGGGGCCGCGTCCATAAATTTAGTGCCAACGGCGAAAAGTTGAGTGCTTTCGGTAGATACGGCGCAGGCGATGGCGAATTTGATACCGATGCTGCCGACATTGCTATTGATGCGCGAGGAAATATTCTAATCGCGGATACCGGTAATCACCGGGTTGTGAGATTTGATGCGGCAGGGGAATGGCTCGGCAGCTTCGGGAGGAAAGGGCGCGGCAACGGCGAATTCATGAAGCCGATGGCGCTTGTTGCACTGCCGACTGGCGAAATTCTCGTTAAAGATGCCAGCCAATTTCGGAGAAAAGTCGGCGGGCTGCCGGAGGTTGTTGTCCTTTCACCGACTTTGACGCAGTTGACGGAGGGTACACCCGGTCAAGCTGAACTTGCCGATACGATTTCGGGTGCGACGCGGTCAGAATATGGTCCGTTTGCCCAGAGTTCTGCAGTCGCTGCTGATACTGCAGCCCTGAATAGACGCGTCCGCTTGTTGGAAGAGGCAGAATACAGCCGCTACTACGCCGATGAAACCGACGATGCGGAAGACAAAGCAGAACTTGCTGAAGAATTGAAACGCAAAGACATCCGGCTGACACTCTTTCATAACGTCATTTCACGTATCCAAAAGTTTGATGGTAACGGACGGTATATCGGACGGATTGTTTATGAAACGGATCAGCTTAGCGAGGAAAAGCACGATCAGACTTTCTTGGACCTTGATGCCGCGGGGTATCTCTATCTACGGGATGATAGTGATTTTACGATCGCTCAGTATTCTGTTACAGGGTTTACTGTGAAGCCTTCCCACATGAACGGATTTTATAGTCTGCGCGCTGCGAATCTCCATAATAACTACTTGGAAGATTATGAAGACATCGATTTTTCAACAGATGTTGAAGATAAACTCAACCAATTGGAATTTAAAAATCTATTTGGATGGACGTATAGCCTCTCTGAACGGTGGCACTTGACGTTCCTTGACGAGTTGACATACGCGGAGCAAGATGAACGGTATATCACGCCTGCGAAGGTGGAAGACAGTTATGATTTTGGGACACAAGCATTAGAGAACGCCTTCGCCGCGAATCTGAAATTTATCACCAACCCGAACCCGTATCGGTATAAGGAGTTGAATCTCTCTGTCGGACGTGTAGATGGTACGTCTGATTTGACGCAGAATGCCCTCTACGCCGATCTGAATAAACAGCGTCGAATTGATACCGGCGATGCAAGTTCTACGGTTATTGAACTCAATTGGGATATCTGGTCCCGGACGAACCTATGGCTCCGTTACGCAGACCTGAATCCGGCAGAAACGAGCCGAAATTTTATCCGGCGGTTTTACGATGTCTCTGGTGATCTTTATGAAGTGTTTGGGAGCCGCAATGAGGCGCGCCAGTTTCTTGGCGAGTTGACTATAAAATTTTAA
- a CDS encoding GNAT family N-acetyltransferase has product MEFRALYPDELEAWLDHVTHVFSGGRQYFSNHWHNDPWRDPAGIRIAVDNGTIVSTVRVFIRKMFLHGEPVSVGGIGEVSTRPEYQRRGLATQLLKDSIRFMESGDIVMSSLHGGQRIYSAEGWEKVPRYYAKQPIAAKKQVAWDVRPVNFDNHAEVARIAALYDAYARKFNGTFVRDDMAYWTKWVRTESPNAWIAERDGDIGGYVSVVRREARLNVEEFFVSDPVFAEDRGQRLFGDLLSNVIAQIDAESLEVIYPAPIADGFNAPMIEEHGSAMYRINQPDALSSSYDSIPNLLHNQPQSLAQGIKSHHVFWYTDGY; this is encoded by the coding sequence ATGGAGTTTCGCGCACTTTATCCTGATGAATTAGAAGCATGGCTGGACCATGTCACGCATGTTTTTTCAGGGGGTCGCCAATATTTTTCTAACCATTGGCATAACGATCCGTGGCGGGACCCAGCAGGTATCCGAATTGCGGTTGATAATGGTACGATTGTCAGCACAGTTCGCGTTTTTATCCGTAAGATGTTTTTGCACGGTGAACCGGTCAGTGTCGGTGGTATCGGCGAAGTCAGCACGCGCCCGGAATACCAGCGGCGTGGACTTGCGACGCAGCTGCTCAAGGATTCAATTCGGTTCATGGAGTCCGGCGATATAGTTATGTCTTCGCTGCACGGCGGCCAACGTATCTATTCGGCTGAAGGGTGGGAGAAGGTGCCGCGCTACTATGCGAAACAACCCATCGCTGCGAAAAAGCAGGTGGCGTGGGATGTGCGTCCGGTAAATTTCGATAATCACGCCGAAGTTGCAAGGATCGCTGCGCTTTATGATGCCTACGCCCGCAAATTCAACGGCACTTTTGTCAGGGATGATATGGCTTACTGGACAAAATGGGTGCGGACAGAGTCTCCAAACGCTTGGATCGCTGAACGTGATGGGGATATTGGAGGTTATGTTTCTGTCGTCCGTCGCGAGGCGCGATTAAACGTTGAGGAATTCTTCGTTTCAGACCCCGTTTTTGCTGAGGATCGCGGTCAGCGGCTTTTTGGAGATCTGCTCTCTAATGTGATAGCGCAAATAGATGCCGAGTCGCTTGAAGTTATCTATCCTGCTCCGATTGCAGACGGTTTCAACGCGCCAATGATCGAGGAGCACGGCAGTGCGATGTATCGTATCAATCAACCCGATGCGCTTTCGAGTTCTTATGATTCAATCCCGAATCTGTTACACAATCAACCCCAGTCTTTGGCACAAGGTATCAAGTCGCATCACGTCTTTTGGTATACTGATGGATATTAA
- a CDS encoding type II toxin-antitoxin system HicB family antitoxin: MYRHYAIVIHKDSDSDYCVTVPDLPGCITAGDTLEDAQDQAVEAIQCHIEGMLLDGESVPEAKEIAFHQDNPDYADGVWKSITIVLPDISEIRVSRPGRIQKFLQWFSQTTQTLR; encoded by the coding sequence ATGTATAGGCATTACGCTATTGTGATTCACAAAGACTCAGATAGTGACTACTGTGTAACCGTTCCAGATCTACCCGGTTGCATAACGGCTGGGGATACACTTGAAGATGCACAAGATCAAGCGGTCGAAGCTATCCAATGCCACATTGAAGGCATGCTGCTTGATGGTGAATCCGTTCCTGAAGCGAAAGAGATTGCATTCCATCAAGATAATCCAGACTATGCTGATGGGGTGTGGAAATCCATAACAATAGTTCTGCCCGACATTTCCGAAATTCGGGTCTCTCGCCCTGGTCGGATTCAGAAATTTCTTCAGTGGTTCAGCCAAACGACACAAACTTTGCGGTAA
- a CDS encoding S1C family serine protease, translating into MEYNKKPFLSFIGLILLLFCGIDAANAQRPQQIAKKALASTVLLVMEDANGQPLSLGSGFFVRNGQVATNLHVLKGTSRGYAKLVGQKTKYDIEGITAVDAERDLVILKISVPGAQVISFGDSDTVQIGTLIYAVGNPRGLEGTFSQGIISSIRKVGTDKILQLTAPISPGSSGGPVLNNNGQVIGVSVATFRGGQNLNFAIPSNYLKKLMEQIGPVKPLSQEKSAESKRSLLDDLGGNSDEGVSGGKFLWAEAPSTWGTSYSGEYTFSLRNQLRKNVGNVYCFVIFYDKQEDPIEVDVVLLRNLIPAGLAKRVTSEVGKSVQLMTTRGNSKTPYTKVEFRILDFEIIE; encoded by the coding sequence ATGGAATATAACAAAAAGCCGTTCTTGTCTTTTATAGGTTTGATACTTCTCCTTTTTTGTGGGATAGATGCGGCAAATGCCCAAAGACCTCAGCAAATTGCCAAAAAAGCGTTAGCTTCTACGGTGCTTTTGGTCATGGAGGACGCTAATGGACAACCTCTTTCACTTGGCAGTGGATTCTTCGTCCGCAATGGTCAGGTTGCAACGAACCTTCATGTTCTTAAAGGCACCTCGCGAGGGTACGCGAAATTGGTGGGTCAAAAAACAAAGTATGACATTGAAGGCATCACAGCAGTTGATGCGGAACGCGATCTGGTTATCCTGAAAATTTCAGTTCCCGGAGCACAGGTAATTTCGTTTGGCGATAGTGATACCGTTCAAATTGGCACCCTTATTTACGCCGTAGGTAACCCGCGAGGATTGGAGGGTACGTTCTCACAGGGTATTATTAGTAGCATCCGAAAGGTCGGAACAGACAAAATTCTCCAACTTACTGCTCCTATTTCTCCAGGCAGTAGTGGTGGACCAGTGCTAAACAACAACGGACAAGTCATCGGGGTTTCTGTAGCAACTTTCCGCGGTGGACAAAATCTCAACTTTGCGATCCCTTCAAACTATCTAAAGAAATTGATGGAACAGATAGGGCCGGTAAAACCTCTTTCACAAGAAAAATCTGCTGAATCAAAGCGATCTCTCTTGGATGACCTCGGAGGTAACAGCGATGAAGGCGTAAGTGGTGGAAAATTTCTCTGGGCAGAGGCACCGAGTACGTGGGGAACATCTTATAGCGGCGAGTACACTTTTTCTTTACGGAACCAATTACGAAAAAACGTGGGAAATGTCTATTGTTTCGTAATATTTTACGACAAGCAAGAGGATCCGATTGAAGTTGATGTCGTACTTTTACGGAACCTAATACCAGCGGGTTTGGCAAAACGGGTAACAAGTGAAGTTGGTAAAAGTGTCCAACTTATGACAACACGCGGAAATTCAAAGACTCCGTACACGAAGGTGGAATTTAGGATTCTTGACTTTGAGATAATTGAGTGA
- a CDS encoding DUF433 domain-containing protein produces the protein MARIVANPGILGGKPIVEGTRLSVEHILGLLASGMSNQDIGADYPDLTEESIHAVLTYAARVLQNEIIVDVP, from the coding sequence ATGGCAAGAATAGTCGCTAATCCGGGAATCCTTGGTGGAAAACCGATTGTTGAAGGCACGCGCCTTAGCGTTGAACATATATTGGGGTTATTAGCAAGTGGTATGTCAAATCAGGACATTGGCGCAGACTACCCAGATTTGACTGAAGAAAGTATTCATGCTGTCCTTACCTACGCTGCGCGTGTGCTTCAGAACGAAATTATTGTTGATGTTCCTTAA
- a CDS encoding Gfo/Idh/MocA family oxidoreductase, giving the protein MANLRVGVIGCSGIGTTHASGIIGLPNVELAAGCDFVQSTLDAFKEKYQDNWDNITLYTNHQEMLAAENLDVVTVATSDHRHADLVVDAANAGVKGIFCEKPMATSVEDADRMMEATERNGTILSIDHTRRWQPLWRHTHDVIVGGGRIGDVQYVIGTLSGGRAMLFRNGTHLVDAICYFADSEPEWVTAELEDGYADYNEYKGDGGHVPATEPSAHGYIHFANGVRGYYAGGPKTTLSGFRVEIVGTNGYILISDRGATLHQDDAVETIEAPSWDMTGIPAGVRELVGLVAEGGQPVSPGSEGYKVVQIIIGFLTSQQRDNGKVRLPLSDG; this is encoded by the coding sequence ATGGCAAATTTACGCGTTGGGGTTATTGGTTGTAGCGGTATCGGTACGACACATGCATCGGGGATAATCGGTCTGCCGAATGTTGAATTAGCCGCTGGCTGCGATTTTGTTCAGAGTACGTTAGATGCTTTCAAAGAGAAATATCAGGACAATTGGGACAACATTACGTTGTATACGAACCATCAGGAGATGCTCGCCGCTGAGAATTTGGATGTCGTGACGGTGGCAACGTCTGATCACCGACATGCTGACCTCGTTGTTGACGCTGCAAACGCTGGCGTAAAGGGTATCTTTTGTGAAAAGCCGATGGCGACGAGCGTTGAAGATGCGGACAGGATGATGGAGGCGACCGAGCGAAACGGTACGATTCTGTCGATTGACCACACCCGTCGGTGGCAACCGCTATGGCGGCATACGCATGATGTAATTGTCGGTGGTGGACGTATTGGAGATGTCCAATATGTTATCGGCACGTTGAGCGGTGGTCGCGCAATGCTTTTCCGTAACGGGACACACCTCGTCGATGCGATCTGCTACTTCGCTGACTCAGAGCCGGAATGGGTTACCGCCGAATTAGAGGACGGCTATGCGGATTATAACGAGTATAAAGGGGATGGTGGACATGTGCCAGCAACGGAGCCGTCGGCGCACGGGTATATCCACTTTGCGAACGGTGTGCGCGGCTACTACGCTGGTGGTCCAAAGACAACACTCTCCGGGTTCCGTGTAGAGATCGTTGGCACCAACGGCTATATTCTCATCAGCGACCGAGGGGCGACACTCCACCAAGACGATGCTGTTGAGACGATTGAGGCACCGTCATGGGATATGACAGGTATCCCCGCGGGTGTTCGAGAGTTGGTAGGTCTTGTTGCAGAGGGTGGACAACCCGTTTCGCCTGGGAGTGAGGGTTACAAAGTCGTCCAAATTATCATCGGCTTCTTAACTTCGCAGCAGCGTGATAATGGGAAAGTTAGACTACCGTTGTCTGATGGTTAG
- a CDS encoding ABC transporter ATP-binding protein, with product MSIGQITLTSVTKQFGDTIAVNNVSLQIEGGEFFSLLGPSGCGKTTTLRIIGGFEYPTAGEIYINDELMGEIPAYHRPVNTVFQNYALFPHKTVAQNIAFGLQMKKASKAETSDAVERSLDLIQLPGYGDRRPSELSGGERQRVALARALINEPTILLLDEPLSALDLKLRKQMQVELKALQRKVGITFVYVTHDQGEALALSDRMAVMNDGKILQVGTPAEIYDSPQSRFVADFIGTSNFLEGTRISENEIMLTTEPPLKVVCMPNRDVPLNTPVTIAIRPERFDLRTTLNPNAPNFLRGVIEDESYLGTTLQYTVQTGYPTPLIAHQQNIGMKDTHRFQRGDPVYLQWTPENAIALKADED from the coding sequence ATGTCAATAGGACAGATTACCCTCACATCCGTCACAAAGCAGTTCGGCGATACCATCGCGGTTAACAATGTATCACTCCAAATAGAGGGCGGCGAATTTTTCTCGCTACTCGGACCGAGCGGATGCGGAAAAACGACAACACTGCGCATCATCGGCGGGTTTGAGTATCCTACCGCTGGCGAAATCTACATCAACGACGAATTGATGGGAGAAATACCCGCGTATCACCGTCCCGTCAACACCGTTTTCCAAAATTACGCCTTATTCCCACATAAAACAGTCGCCCAGAATATAGCTTTCGGACTACAGATGAAAAAGGCATCTAAAGCAGAGACTTCAGATGCCGTTGAACGTTCCTTAGATTTGATTCAGTTGCCCGGATACGGGGACCGGAGACCGAGTGAACTTTCTGGCGGTGAGAGACAACGTGTAGCACTGGCGCGTGCTTTAATCAACGAACCGACTATCTTGTTATTAGATGAACCGCTCTCCGCGCTTGACCTGAAACTCCGAAAACAGATGCAAGTCGAACTCAAGGCATTGCAACGCAAAGTCGGCATCACGTTTGTCTACGTTACGCATGATCAAGGTGAGGCGTTGGCATTGTCGGATCGGATGGCAGTAATGAACGACGGGAAAATCCTTCAGGTAGGAACACCCGCCGAAATCTACGATTCACCACAGAGTCGTTTCGTCGCAGACTTTATCGGCACCTCTAACTTCCTTGAAGGAACACGCATCAGCGAGAATGAAATTATGCTGACAACAGAACCACCGCTTAAGGTTGTCTGCATGCCGAATCGTGACGTGCCATTGAACACACCTGTTACTATAGCGATCCGTCCAGAACGTTTTGACTTGCGGACAACCCTTAACCCTAATGCCCCTAATTTCTTACGCGGCGTGATCGAAGATGAAAGTTACCTCGGCACGACGCTGCAATACACCGTGCAGACAGGCTACCCGACCCCACTCATTGCACACCAACAGAACATCGGCATGAAAGATACACACCGCTTCCAACGCGGCGATCCCGTCTATCTACAATGGACTCCTGAGAACGCTATTGCCTTAAAAGCCGACGAAGACTAA